One stretch of Pseudomonas azotoformans DNA includes these proteins:
- a CDS encoding class II glutamine amidotransferase, with the protein MCELLGMSANVPTDIVFSFTGLMQRGGRTGPHRDGWGIAFYEGRGLRLFQDPAASSESEVALLVQRYPIKSEVVIGHIRQANVGKVSLANTHPFVRELWGRNWCFAHNGQLADFNPRATFYRPVGDTDSEAAFCDLLNRVREAFPEPVDLEKVLPDLIAACTEYRSKGVFNCLLSDGDWLFCYCSTKLAQITRRAPFGPARLKDVDVIVDFQAETTPNDVVTVIATEPLTDNENWTRYEPGQWSLWRRGECVSQGITE; encoded by the coding sequence ATGTGTGAATTATTGGGCATGAGTGCCAACGTCCCCACCGACATCGTGTTCAGCTTTACCGGGCTGATGCAGCGCGGTGGGCGCACCGGCCCCCACCGTGACGGTTGGGGCATCGCGTTCTACGAAGGCCGTGGCCTGCGTCTGTTCCAGGACCCGGCCGCCAGCAGTGAGTCGGAAGTCGCACTGCTGGTGCAGCGTTACCCGATCAAAAGCGAAGTGGTCATCGGCCATATCCGCCAGGCCAATGTCGGCAAGGTCAGCCTGGCCAACACCCACCCGTTCGTGCGCGAACTGTGGGGCCGCAACTGGTGCTTCGCCCACAACGGCCAGTTGGCGGATTTCAACCCCCGCGCCACGTTCTACCGGCCGGTGGGCGACACCGACAGCGAAGCGGCCTTTTGCGACCTGCTCAATCGCGTGCGCGAAGCTTTCCCTGAGCCGGTGGATCTTGAAAAGGTGTTGCCGGACCTGATCGCCGCCTGTACCGAATACCGCAGCAAAGGTGTGTTCAACTGCCTGCTCAGCGATGGCGACTGGCTGTTCTGCTATTGCTCGACCAAATTGGCGCAGATCACCCGCCGCGCACCGTTCGGCCCGGCCCGCTTGAAAGATGTCGACGTGATCGTCGATTTTCAGGCCGAAACCACGCCCAATGATGTGGTGACGGTGATCGCCACCGAGCCGTTGACCGACAACGAAAACTGGACCCGCTACGAGCCGGGCCAATGGAGCCTGTGGCGACGCGGTGAATGCGTCAGCCAAGGCATCACCGAGTAA
- a CDS encoding DUF2937 family protein, whose amino-acid sequence MLLSYLRLVLFAIGLLVGVQVPGFINDYAKRVEAHLIEAQTGLSGFENTARQFFNGDLKALVAHYRASDDPVFQSDANSLGAMLDRQVALDKQFQAMQGPWYIRALQVAVAADPDIRLETWNGYSYQILLTPEAMGWGLGGAMLLSFGLECLFRLIDWVVLGGKRLRQSRPIEERDLKGL is encoded by the coding sequence ATGTTGCTCAGTTATCTGCGGTTGGTGCTGTTTGCGATTGGCCTGCTGGTCGGCGTGCAGGTGCCGGGGTTTATCAACGACTATGCCAAGCGCGTCGAAGCCCACTTGATCGAGGCCCAGACCGGCCTCAGCGGGTTTGAAAACACCGCACGGCAGTTCTTCAACGGCGATTTGAAAGCCTTGGTGGCGCATTACCGCGCCAGTGATGACCCGGTGTTCCAGAGCGATGCCAACAGCCTGGGCGCCATGCTCGATCGCCAGGTGGCGTTGGACAAGCAGTTCCAGGCCATGCAAGGCCCGTGGTACATCCGCGCCCTGCAAGTGGCGGTGGCGGCCGACCCGGACATCCGCCTGGAAACCTGGAACGGCTACAGCTACCAGATCCTGCTGACGCCTGAGGCCATGGGCTGGGGCCTGGGTGGGGCGATGCTGCTGTCGTTTGGCTTGGAATGCCTGTTCCGCCTGATCGACTGGGTGGTGCTGGGTGGCAAGCGCCTGCGCCAGAGCCGGCCGATCGAAGAGCGCGACCTCAAAGGTTTGTAA
- a CDS encoding LysR family transcriptional regulator: MNLKFLETFVWVAKLKSFRLTAEKLFTTQASISSRIAVLESELGVKLFLRDSRGVSLTPEGLKVLDYAEQMMVTMQDLKQSLETTSSKVGRIRIGAMDTVIHTWLSPLVAELMDHFPLVEIELVADTALNLSDQLQKGFLDLILQTDLLRLETVRSLELASHPMAWIVASQSIYNRDYASLAELARERIITYSKNSHPHQDVISLMQANGVAAPRMNCVNSVSAITRLLRDGFGIGALPPVLVSEELARGELVMLPMAQKLPNLQVVVSWRVGVELVEEIVGLCQKVVARYAEEVGAERMVLAKPD; the protein is encoded by the coding sequence ATGAATTTGAAGTTCCTCGAAACCTTCGTCTGGGTGGCCAAACTCAAGAGTTTTCGCCTGACCGCCGAAAAACTGTTCACCACCCAGGCCTCGATCTCCAGCCGCATTGCGGTGCTGGAAAGCGAGTTGGGAGTGAAGTTGTTTCTGCGAGATTCGCGTGGCGTGAGCCTGACTCCGGAAGGCTTGAAGGTGCTGGATTACGCCGAGCAGATGATGGTGACCATGCAGGACCTGAAGCAGTCCCTGGAGACCACCAGCAGCAAGGTCGGGCGCATCCGGATCGGCGCCATGGACACGGTGATCCACACCTGGCTCAGCCCGTTGGTGGCGGAATTGATGGACCACTTCCCCCTCGTGGAAATCGAATTGGTCGCGGATACTGCACTGAACCTAAGCGATCAGCTGCAAAAAGGCTTCCTCGACCTGATCCTGCAAACCGACCTGCTGCGCCTCGAAACCGTACGCAGCCTGGAACTGGCCAGCCACCCCATGGCCTGGATCGTCGCCAGCCAGTCGATCTACAACCGCGACTACGCCTCCCTCGCCGAACTGGCCCGGGAGCGCATCATCACCTACTCGAAAAACTCCCATCCGCACCAGGACGTTATCAGCCTGATGCAAGCCAACGGCGTGGCCGCGCCACGCATGAACTGCGTGAACTCGGTGTCGGCCATTACCCGCCTGCTGCGCGATGGCTTCGGCATCGGCGCGTTGCCGCCGGTGCTGGTCAGCGAAGAACTGGCGCGCGGCGAATTGGTGATGTTGCCGATGGCGCAGAAACTGCCGAATCTGCAGGTGGTGGTGTCGTGGCGCGTGGGGGTGGAGTTGGTGGAAGAAATTGTGGGGTTGTGCCAGAAGGTGGTGGCGCGATATGCCGAAGAGGTTGGCGCAGAGCGGATGGTGCTGGCGAAACCCGATTAA